Proteins from a genomic interval of Epinephelus fuscoguttatus linkage group LG16, E.fuscoguttatus.final_Chr_v1:
- the LOC125903315 gene encoding equilibrative nucleoside transporter 1-like: MTAINAPQDKYKLVWIIFFILGLGTLLPWNFFMTATMYFTSRLKDADPTEPAQSQNETMEGGDTRNVLESKFNNVMTLCAMVPLLIFTCLNSFLHQRIPQKLRITGSLGVILVVFLLTAVFVKVDMAPLPFFTLTMIKIICINSFGAILQGSLFGLAGILPASYTTPIMSGQGLAGTFAAFSMICALASGSALQDSAFGYFITACVVILLAIMSYLALPRMEFFQYYMESNGSRPSADAENKMDLLNKDGAGEKRPVVSLVEDEAKPTVSVLNIFKQIWVMALSVCFIFTVTIGTFPAVTVEVKSTVADGGAWKTYFIPVSCFLLFNLMDWAGRSLTAVCMWPGKDSIWLPVLVGLRVVFVPLFMLCNVQPRHYLPVLFAHDAWYIIFMIFFSFSNGYLASLCMCFGPKKVAPHEAETAGAIMAFFLSLGLALGAAVSFAFRAMI, from the exons ATGACGGCCATCAACGCACCTCAGGACAA ATACAAATTAGTATGGATCATTTTCTTCATCCTGGGCTTGGGAACCCTCTTACCGTGGAATTTCTTCATGACGGCAACAATG TACTTCACGAGCAGGCTGAAGGATGCTGATCCCACTGAGCCTGCTCAGTCACAAAATGAGACCATGGAGGGTGGAGATACTCGCAATGTGCTGGAGTCTAAGTTTAACAACGTGATGACGCTCTGCGCCATGGTGCCTCTGCTTATTTTCACCTGCCTCAACTCCTTCCTGCACCAGAG GATTCCTCAGAAGCTTCGGATCACTGGCAGCCTGGGGGTCATCCTGGTGGTTTTCCTGTTGACGGCAGTGTTCGTCAAGGTGGATATGGCCCCACTGCCCTTCTTCACCCTCACTATGATCAAAATCATCTGCATCAACT CGTTCGGGGCAATTCTTCAGGGCAGTCTGTTCGGGCTGGCAGGGATCCTGCCTGCCTCTTACACCACTCCTATCATGAGCGGACAGGGGCTGGCCGGCACCTTCGCTGCTTTCTCCATGATCTGCGCACTGGCCA GTGGATCGGCCCTGCAGGACAGCGCCTTTGGTTACTTCATCACAGCCTGTGTTGTTATTCTGTTGGCCATCATGTCCTACCTTGCTCTGCCCAGGATG GAGTTTTTCCAGTACTACATGGAGAGTAATGGATCCAGACCCTCTGCTGACGCAGAGAACAAGATGGACTTACTCAATAAAG ACGGTGCGGGAGAGAAGCGGCCAGTGGTGAGTCTGGTGGAGGACGAGGCCAAACCCACCGTGTCTGTGTTAAACATCTTCAAACAG ATCTGGGTGATGGCTCTGTCAGTGTGCTTCATCTTCACCGTCACCATTGGAACATTCCCAGCCGTAACAGTGGAGGTCAAGTCAACAGTAGCAGATGGAGGCGCCTGGA AAACTTACTTCATCCCCGTAtcatgtttcctcctcttcaACTTGATGGACTGGGCTGGCAGGAGTCTGACGGCCGTCTGTATGTGG CCGGGTAAAGACAGTATTTGGCTTCCTGTCCTGGTGGGCCTGCGGGTCGTCTTCGTCCCCCTCTTCATGCTGTGTAACGTTCAGCCTCGTCACTACCTCCCTGTGCTGTTCGCCCACGACGCCTGGTACATCATCTTCATgatcttcttctccttctccaacGGATACCTGGCCAGTCTCTGCATGTGCTTCGGACCCAA GAAGGTGGCACCGCATGAGGCGGAGACGGCGGGGGCCATCATGGCCTTCTTCTTGTCCCTCGGCTTGGCGCTGGGTGCCGCAGTCTCATTTGCCTTCCGGGCCATGATCTAA